The following proteins are encoded in a genomic region of Hyla sarda isolate aHylSar1 chromosome 3, aHylSar1.hap1, whole genome shotgun sequence:
- the LOC130361531 gene encoding uncharacterized protein LOC130361531 isoform X4, translated as MSQQESSPSGKDLKALLKWHRTEIAVAITDLFPLLHGMMDRNLVSEDKFQETQRAGEGIGAQKASHALLTWLLTRDMHYIRSFWSLLSTEYILKSYPRLSGIHKTLQTASEGLSHRKARRTSSASKHQDYQKLHTKRKAGGEKDSGGTAQLFGPPPKTKPPRKTEKQEKLGSSHSPQKVPSSVDDTEGKSAVFPISKAVTTDKKTNTEKSKPKETELESAERNRNQPLKLTLRPKLSIIHSGLATPTLSAPEPANHQNNDDECSVCRDGGELLCCDGCPRSFHLSCLVPPLADIPSFISPYGLFSGTWRCGSCKKDRSPVDEHKDHTDSGATMLTESTEISSKESSIDSHVPPENGGSCSVIQNTQLCSEQHHIYNQPKMCPTPQTYSQLQTNSSHQPLPKPQNGPYPVPHPCPSQTPLQQICPQLPSRPQFRNSQNIHTHAHPSHIQSYNAAMPPILLPNNIQSQLHQAEGSLTQEACHGVSSVNQIERLPTSAPRPDPCPPFIPPRGDMVPGAGVLQTEVTEPKGVTETIGSNLTLSRHELECLISEVASPKKKSRGHEYPFCATFRTQGKYNYVKYKFQLSYCCLPLHKIFLGLVHIYI; from the exons atgtCACAGCAGGAATCCTCTCCTAGTGGGAAAGATCTGAAAGCGCTCCTCAAATGGCACCGCACAGAAATCGCTGTGGCTATTACTGACCTCTTCCCGCTGTTACATGGTATGATGGACAGAAATCTTGTATCTGAAGATAAATTTCAG GAGACTCAGCGTGCTGGGGAAGGAATAGGAGCACAGAAAGCTTCTCATGCTCTTCTCACTTGGCTTCTGACTCGTGATATGCACTATATCCGCAGCTTTTGGTCCCTCCTGTCCACAGAGTATATTTTAAAGAGTTACCCCCGTTTATCAGGAATTCACAAAACTCTTCAGACGG cttcaGAAGGATTGTCTCATCGCAAAGCTCGGCGCACTTCTTCTGCCAGTAAACATCAGGATTATCAAAAGCTGCACACAAAAAGAAAAGCTGGAGGAGAGAAGGACTCAGGAGGCACTGCACAACTTTTTG GTCCTCCACCAAAAACAAAACCACCTCGTAAAACAGAGAAACAGGAAAAACTGGGGTCCTCACACT CTCCACAAAAAGTCCCAAGCTCTGTGGATGATACTGAGGGAAAAAGTGCAGTCTTCCCTATAAGCAAAGCTGTGACGACTGATAAGAAGACTAACACAG agaagTCCAAACCAAAAGAGACAGAGCTGGAAAGTGCAGAGCGAAACCGGAATCAACCCCTGAAATTGACTCTCCGTCCAAAATTATCCATCATTCAT AGCGGCCTTGCAACTCCGACTCTCTCTGCTCCAGAGCCGGCAAATCATCAG AATAATGACGATGAGTGCTCAGTGTGTCGGGATGGAGGGGAGTTATTATGCTGTGACGGTTGTCCTCGCTCTTTTCACCTATCATGCCTTGTGCCCCCACTCGCTGATATCCCAAG ttttatttCCCCCTATGGTCTCTTTAGTGGAACATGGAGATGTGGCTCTTGCAAGAAAGATAGATCACCGGTGGATGAACATAAAGACCACACTGATAGTGGTGCTACAATGCTAACG GAGTCTACGGAGATCTCCTCTAAGGAAAGCAGCATTGACAGCCATGTTCCCCCAGAGAATGGTGGGTCATGCAG TGTAATACagaacacacagctctgctctgaACAGCACCATATATACAACCAGCCTAAGATGTGTCCTACACCCCAAACTTACTCCCAGCTACAGACAAAcagctcccatcagcccctgcctAAACCCCAGAATGGTCCTTATCCTGTACCACACCCATGTCCCTCTCAAACCCCTTTGCAACAAATTTGCCCACAGCTTCCTTCAAGGCCGCAGTTTAGGAACTCCCAAAACATTCACACTCATGCACATCCATCCCATATTCAAAGCTACAATGCAGCAATGCCTCCAATTCTTCTTCcaaacaatatacagtcccaGTTACATCAGGCTGAGGGCAGCCTAACACAAGAAGCCTGTCATGGGGTCAGTAGTGTAAATCAGATTGAGAGGCTTCCAACCTCAGCACCTAGACCAGATCCATGCCCTCCATTTATACCACCTCGAGGAGATATGGTGCCAGGCGCTGGAGTATTGCAAACAGAAGTGACTGAGCCTAAG ggtgTGACTGAAACTATTGGCAGCAACCTGACGTTGAGCCGACATGAACTGGAATGTCTTATTTCTGAG
- the LOC130361531 gene encoding uncharacterized protein LOC130361531 isoform X2, which translates to MKDDKTRMCVCYKFQIFKDHFVIFYNFFFNRMSQQESSPSGKDLKALLKWHRTEIAVAITDLFPLLHGMMDRNLVSEDKFQETQRAGEGIGAQKASHALLTWLLTRDMHYIRSFWSLLSTEYILKSYPRLSGIHKTLQTASEGLSHRKARRTSSASKHQDYQKLHTKRKAGGEKDSGGTAQLFGPPPKTKPPRKTEKQEKLGSSHSPQKVPSSVDDTEGKSAVFPISKAVTTDKKTNTEKSKPKETELESAERNRNQPLKLTLRPKLSIIHSGLATPTLSAPEPANHQNNDDECSVCRDGGELLCCDGCPRSFHLSCLVPPLADIPSGTWRCGSCKKDRSPVDEHKDHTDSGATMLTESTEISSKESSIDSHVPPENGGSCSVIQNTQLCSEQHHIYNQPKMCPTPQTYSQLQTNSSHQPLPKPQNGPYPVPHPCPSQTPLQQICPQLPSRPQFRNSQNIHTHAHPSHIQSYNAAMPPILLPNNIQSQLHQAEGSLTQEACHGVSSVNQIERLPTSAPRPDPCPPFIPPRGDMVPGAGVLQTEVTEPKGVTETIGSNLTLSRHELECLISEVASPKKKSRGHEYPFCATFRTQGKYNYVKYKFQLSYCCLPLHKIFLGLVHIYI; encoded by the exons aTGAAAGATGACAAAACGAGAATGTGTGTTTGTTATAAATTTCAAATATTTAAGGATCACTTTGtaatcttttataattttttttttaacagaatgtCACAGCAGGAATCCTCTCCTAGTGGGAAAGATCTGAAAGCGCTCCTCAAATGGCACCGCACAGAAATCGCTGTGGCTATTACTGACCTCTTCCCGCTGTTACATGGTATGATGGACAGAAATCTTGTATCTGAAGATAAATTTCAG GAGACTCAGCGTGCTGGGGAAGGAATAGGAGCACAGAAAGCTTCTCATGCTCTTCTCACTTGGCTTCTGACTCGTGATATGCACTATATCCGCAGCTTTTGGTCCCTCCTGTCCACAGAGTATATTTTAAAGAGTTACCCCCGTTTATCAGGAATTCACAAAACTCTTCAGACGG cttcaGAAGGATTGTCTCATCGCAAAGCTCGGCGCACTTCTTCTGCCAGTAAACATCAGGATTATCAAAAGCTGCACACAAAAAGAAAAGCTGGAGGAGAGAAGGACTCAGGAGGCACTGCACAACTTTTTG GTCCTCCACCAAAAACAAAACCACCTCGTAAAACAGAGAAACAGGAAAAACTGGGGTCCTCACACT CTCCACAAAAAGTCCCAAGCTCTGTGGATGATACTGAGGGAAAAAGTGCAGTCTTCCCTATAAGCAAAGCTGTGACGACTGATAAGAAGACTAACACAG agaagTCCAAACCAAAAGAGACAGAGCTGGAAAGTGCAGAGCGAAACCGGAATCAACCCCTGAAATTGACTCTCCGTCCAAAATTATCCATCATTCAT AGCGGCCTTGCAACTCCGACTCTCTCTGCTCCAGAGCCGGCAAATCATCAG AATAATGACGATGAGTGCTCAGTGTGTCGGGATGGAGGGGAGTTATTATGCTGTGACGGTTGTCCTCGCTCTTTTCACCTATCATGCCTTGTGCCCCCACTCGCTGATATCCCAAG TGGAACATGGAGATGTGGCTCTTGCAAGAAAGATAGATCACCGGTGGATGAACATAAAGACCACACTGATAGTGGTGCTACAATGCTAACG GAGTCTACGGAGATCTCCTCTAAGGAAAGCAGCATTGACAGCCATGTTCCCCCAGAGAATGGTGGGTCATGCAG TGTAATACagaacacacagctctgctctgaACAGCACCATATATACAACCAGCCTAAGATGTGTCCTACACCCCAAACTTACTCCCAGCTACAGACAAAcagctcccatcagcccctgcctAAACCCCAGAATGGTCCTTATCCTGTACCACACCCATGTCCCTCTCAAACCCCTTTGCAACAAATTTGCCCACAGCTTCCTTCAAGGCCGCAGTTTAGGAACTCCCAAAACATTCACACTCATGCACATCCATCCCATATTCAAAGCTACAATGCAGCAATGCCTCCAATTCTTCTTCcaaacaatatacagtcccaGTTACATCAGGCTGAGGGCAGCCTAACACAAGAAGCCTGTCATGGGGTCAGTAGTGTAAATCAGATTGAGAGGCTTCCAACCTCAGCACCTAGACCAGATCCATGCCCTCCATTTATACCACCTCGAGGAGATATGGTGCCAGGCGCTGGAGTATTGCAAACAGAAGTGACTGAGCCTAAG ggtgTGACTGAAACTATTGGCAGCAACCTGACGTTGAGCCGACATGAACTGGAATGTCTTATTTCTGAG